In Rhodobium gokarnense, the genomic stretch CAGCATCGACGTGCGCACGCCCGAAGGCTTCGCGGCCAAAGCCGCCGCCGCCGTTGCCGCCGGATTCGGCGCGATAAAGATTGCGCCTTTCGACGGGCTCGACTGGACAACGGGCTACAAGCCCGGGCAAGAGGCGCGCTACCGCGAAGGGCTGGCCCGCGTCGCCGCCACCCGCGCGGCTGTCGGGGACGACATCGACCTGATGGTCGACTGCCATTGGCGTTTTGATCCCGACACGTCCGAACGGCTGATCGGGGATGTTGCGCAATACCGGCTCTACTGGCTCGAATGTCCAGTTCCCGAACTGCCCGGCTCCATTCCGGCGATCGCTGCGCTGCGCGGGTCGTGCGCGGATCGGGGGATGCTGCTTGCCGGTCTTGAATCGCTCAACGGACTGGCGGAGTTTCTGCCCTGGCTTGAGGCCGGGGCGCTCGATGTCGTCATGCCGGATGTGAAATATGCCGGCGGGCTGGGCGAGTGCCGACTGATCGCCCAGGCTGCCGAACGTCACGGGATCATCTGTTCGCCGCACAATCCGACCGGGCCGGTCTGCCATGCCGCAAGCCTGCATCTCGCCGCCGGCCTCGCGAACTGCCCAATTCTCGAACATCAATACGCCGAGACGCCCCTGTTCCACGAGATCGTCGCAGGCGGCTTCCCTGCACTCGTCAATGGCCGGGCAAACCTGCCCCCGGGGCCCGGGTTCGGCATCGAGCTCGCGCTTCCGCAGTCAACCGAGGTCCTCGATCCGCTGGGCTGCGCGCTTCAGCATTGACAGAAGACGGCGGAACGGGTCGGTCAGCGTCAGCGTGTCGCGGTAGGCGATACCCGACTGGATCTCGTGCAGCTCGAGGTCCGTCTTCAGGATCTTCAAATCGGCGCTGCGGTATTTCTCGACGAACGGCCGTGTGAGGCACGTCACGAAGCGGCCCGTCGCGACCATGTCGAGCGCGGCGTGGGGCGAGCGGGTGCGCAGCGCGATCTTCGGCGGCGGCCCGGAGCCGAAAGCCATCGCCGTCAGGCCGGAATGCTGTTCGTCGATATCCGGCTCATAGGCGACGAAATCATGGTCCTGCAGGTCCTCCCGGCGCACGATGGGCAGGGACGCGAGCGGATGCCCGACAGCGCAGACCAGCACGAAGCGGATCTTCGCCAGCGGAATGAGGGCGATGCCTTTTTCCGGTTCGAACGGCGTTTCGGTCTTGCCGATGATCGCATCCACCTCGCCCGCGCAAAGCTGCGGATAGGCCTCGTCGGTATTGCCGATGTTGAACAGGATCTCGATGCTGGGAAATTCGCTTTGCAGGTCCGCGACGATCTGCGGAAGAAAGCAATGCCCCCAGGAGGAGCCGGCCCGAATATGGAACCGGCCCATCCGGCCGCCGGTCAGGTCGGAAATCTCGCGCATCGCCATCGACCCTTCGGCCAGGATCGCGCGCGTTCGGGCATAAAGGATGCGGCCGGCGTCGGTCAGTTCGACCCCACGCCGGCCACGTTCGAACAGCCTCGTGCCGAAGCCTTCCTCGATCTTCGATATCGCAAGCGTCAGCGAGGGTTGCGACAGATTCAGCCTGCGTGCGGCGCCCTGGATCGAGCCCTCCTCGACGACGGCAGCGAAACGTTCGGCAGAGCGCAGGAAGTCATTTTTCATACCCGGAGATTAGCCGGATTTCCCATTCGGGGAACCGAAAATTCGCCTCAGTGCCGGTCCGGGTCAGCGCCCCATCCAGCCGCCATCTACCAGCAGCGTCGTGCCATGCACATAGTCCGACGCAGCCGAGGCGAGGAACACGGCCGGGCCCTTGAAATCTTCGGGCGTGCCCCAGCGTCCGGCGGGAATCCGGCCGAGAATCGCGTCGTGTCGGGCCTTGTCCTTGCGCAGCGCCTCGGTGTTGTCGGTCGCGAT encodes the following:
- a CDS encoding mandelate racemase/muconate lactonizing enzyme family protein is translated as MTSLRRVSSLTLHSLRVSARTEWLFVELKYDDGISGFGEATMEGHETAVKHAIADVARLVEGEHRVTGPVMGAVGQFALGNRARFTAVSALEQALWDARGKRKGLPVAELLGPVLGHPRLYANINRSIDVRTPEGFAAKAAAAVAAGFGAIKIAPFDGLDWTTGYKPGQEARYREGLARVAATRAAVGDDIDLMVDCHWRFDPDTSERLIGDVAQYRLYWLECPVPELPGSIPAIAALRGSCADRGMLLAGLESLNGLAEFLPWLEAGALDVVMPDVKYAGGLGECRLIAQAAERHGIICSPHNPTGPVCHAASLHLAAGLANCPILEHQYAETPLFHEIVAGGFPALVNGRANLPPGPGFGIELALPQSTEVLDPLGCALQH
- a CDS encoding LysR family transcriptional regulator, with translation MKNDFLRSAERFAAVVEEGSIQGAARRLNLSQPSLTLAISKIEEGFGTRLFERGRRGVELTDAGRILYARTRAILAEGSMAMREISDLTGGRMGRFHIRAGSSWGHCFLPQIVADLQSEFPSIEILFNIGNTDEAYPQLCAGEVDAIIGKTETPFEPEKGIALIPLAKIRFVLVCAVGHPLASLPIVRREDLQDHDFVAYEPDIDEQHSGLTAMAFGSGPPPKIALRTRSPHAALDMVATGRFVTCLTRPFVEKYRSADLKILKTDLELHEIQSGIAYRDTLTLTDPFRRLLSMLKRAAQRIEDLG